The Pigmentiphaga aceris DNA segment GGGCGTCTTCGTCCAGACGCTCGGCCAGTTGCATCATCTGATGGCGAATGAAGCGTGCCTGTCTGCGCCCCTGACGTTCGCGCGAACGCTTCAGCGTTTCCAGCGCATCGATTTTCTCGCCCAGACGACGCGCCGATTGATTCAGGCTGTCGACCTCGGCGCTTTCGCGTTTCTGTTCGGGTTCGACCGTGGCCTGATGCCCGCGCGCCAGACGTTCCAGGCGGGCAATCGCCCCCAGCAGCGGATCGAACAAACGGTTGATGTAGCCCAGCGCCAGCAAGGCCATCACAGCGGCGGCAGCCAGCAACAGCACACCGATGCCTGCCTGCGCCAGTTCGGTTCCAAGCGGCAAGGGCAAACGGGTCACCAAGGTGCCCAGATCATGTCCGCCCGGTCCGTGGAAAGGCTGCGAGGCAATCACCCCGGCGGGTGTCTCCACACGCTGACTCTTGCGGCCGTTGAGCCGCCATTCAGACGCCAGGGCCTGTGACTCAGGGCCGGTATCGGCCAGCGGTTGTCCACGCAGATCGACCGCCGTGGCGCGCACACCCAGGCGCTCAGACAAGTGCCCCAGGCTGACCGACAAGGGACGCGAGGCCACCAGCAACACGTCGCCCACCGCGCTGGACAGGCGCTGCACCACACCCACCTGGTAATTGCGCGCGGCGTTCTGCCAGACGCCTGCCATCCGGTTGCTGCCCGCAAGCGGGCTGCGGGTGGCGGCGTCCAGGCTCACGTCTTCCTGGCGCGCACTGGTGGCGAGCAGGTCACCGTCGTTCTCGAAGACCGTCAGCTGAACTTCATTGATCGTGGCCAGCGGCGTAAGCGCTGCCCGCAGGTCGTCGGCATTGCCCAGGGCCAGCGCCGCACGCACCGACGGGTCGATGGTGACGTCGTTCAAGACCTCGCCGATCCGGGTGTGTTCGCGTTCCAGCACCGACTGCCACGCGACTTCCAGCGTGCGCGCCCCACCCGCCGCCAATTGCTGGTTCGCAGATTGGCGCTGCAAGTGCTGATCCAGGCTCATGGCTGCCGCCACCAGCCCGATGGCCAGCACGGCCACCACGATTACCCGATGCGCCAGGCGGGTACGCGCCGCTGCACGTTCGGCAGCACTGGCCCCCTCGGACGCACCCAGCCGCACCGTCAGGCCACTCGCCAATTCGTCCAGACCTTGCAGCACGGCGGGGTCAAAGTGGGCAGCGCGCACTTCTGCAATCTTCTGGATCACCGCTTCCGTGCGCATGCGAACACGCAGCACCCGTTCGGCCAGTGTGGCAAGCAAAGCCGTGGCCGGATCACGCACCAAGGGAATCGACAGCCAGGGCAGGCCGCCGTTGCGCAGCTCGGTGGCAGCGCGCTCGTAGTCGCGCATGGGTTCAAGCAGTCGGCGACGCACGCTGCGCAACGTCAACAAGGCGGCTGCCATGGCCAGGGCAATCGCCACGGCGGCACTGGCCAGCCATGCTCCGCTCAGATCCTGGATGGCTTCACACACCACCAGCAACGAAGCCACCACCTGACCATCGCGCGTACGCAGCGGGATCAGCCGGGCACCTGCGGGCAATTTGGTCGGATCGGCCGACACATCGATGACCGGGCCGACACCCGACACCCGCTGCCCGGCTGCGTTGTACAAAGCCAGAGAACTGACGATGGGATTGGCGTCCACGATATCGGCCAGCCACGGGTCCACGCCCACCAGCTGATCGACCGGAATGCCATATGACAGCGCAAGTTCCAGCGGTCGGCCCACGGCGTTGCCGATCGTCAGCGCAGTCTGATTGAGTTCAGCCGTCACCAGCGGGGTGGCCGTGCGTGTGGTCAGCACGCCATTGGCAATGACGGCCGCCGCCAGGATCGCAAACACAATGCCGGTGCACTGCAGCCACAGGCTGCGCAAATCGAGTCGCATCGTGCTCATCCCAGGTCCAGATCGTCGAGACGGTCGGCTTCGCGGTCGGCAACATCAAGCTCGCGCTCACGTTCCGCCAGCGCGCTGCTGACATCCTGCCCCGGCAAGGTTTGTCCCGCCGTACTCGCAGCCAGGGCCAAGCCTGTTGCACCAGCGGCAGCACCGCCAGCAAGCAGGGATGCCCGCGCCCCGTCGAGCCGGCGTTCGACACGCCGATACGCCAGCCAACCCAGGCCGCCAGCGGCGGCCAGCAGCACCAGCCACAGCGCAGCACCAGCATGCCAGCGCTGCAACAGCACCGACAGCAGATCGGTACGCGTGGCGGTGCGATAGCGCATCACCACACCACCCACAGTCTTGTCGAAACCATTGACGAGCGACAGGCACTGCAATGCGCCGATATCGTCTTCGCCCTGCCAGGGCGCTTGACGTGCGGCCAGACAAGGCGCACGCCAGGCATCGGGCACCAGCGCGGCCACACCACCGCTGTCGGTGCTGAACAGAATGCGGCCGGCATCATCGAACACGTCAATCGACAGAATGTCGCGGTCTTCCGTGCGATGGCGATCAATCAGCGTTTGCGCACCCGGCAGCCCGGGCAGCAGCAGGCCCAGGTGCAGGCCGCCTTCCATGGCGGCACGCACGCTGTTCAAACTGAATTGGAAACGGCTTTCCCGCATGGCGGCGCTGTCGCGACTGAGCGCCGACAACCAGAAACCGCCACTGCTGACCAACACCAGCACCAACAGCAAACCCACCATGGCCGCGAACCGCCACGTCAGCGACGGGCCCCGCTTCATGAGCGCGCCAACGAATCGACGCCGAAACCGTCAAGCGCCGGACAGCGCCGGTTCAACACGAAGACGAAGGCTGCAGCCATGATGTCAACTAGGTAGGTAACGACCAAGCAGGTCGAGATAATCGGTGGAGTCGATCAAGCGTCGTCCGCTTGCGCGGAACGCTTCGAAATCGGCCGACGTGGGTTTGGGCACGTAACGGGTATTGGCCTTGTCCTGCGGAATGGCAGGCAACTTCTGACCATCGCCAAGCGCCATGACGGTCTCGGCAATCATTTCCGCGCCGTTGGCGTAGTTGGCAAGCCAGTTCATGAAGAACGACTTGTTGTAGTCGAGTTCCATGCGGCGCACGGTCACGATCGGGCCGGTGTCGATGCCACGGTCGATCCAGTGCAAGGAGCAGGCGGCGTGCGTATCGCCGTCTTTCATGCACCAGAAGGTGGGATTGACGCCCGCACGTTCGGGCAGCGCGCCGGAATGCAGATTGAGTGCACCCAGGCGCGGCACATCGAGCGCCTCGGGCTTGAAGATGAAACCGAACTGGAAGGACACGATCAGATCAGGTGCGGCTTCCTGCACCGCACGGGTCAGATCGGCACTGGCAATGTGGCCGTGTTCCTGGATCGGAACACTGTATCGGGCGCTGAGGCCACGAAACGACAGCTGCGTGGCATCGGCTTGCGGCGATGCGTCGAGCAAGGGGAACAACAGACGATTCGGCAGATCCTGCTCGAATGCCTTCATCCAGCCAAGCTCCGCCACGGAGTCGGTTTCAGGGCGAACGCGATTGGCGAGCAATACGTCGACTTGATGGACCGGCGCAAGAATAGGCAGCAACTGGTTCAACATCATGTTGCCGACCAGATCACGCTTGGTGCAAAGCAGGACTTTCACGGGGTCTCCGACAGGGGAATGACAATCGCACACCCCCGGACGGACGCGGGCGATGACGCCGAAACAAATGGAAACGCAGGCGATGATAGCAGTTGGTCATTACCTGCGGGACATACAAAGCGACGCCAGCAAAATATGGCCGGTGCCCCGAAAATAGGCACACCGGCCGATAGTTCCCGCTTACTTCAGGGGTTTGTAGCGCAGGCGCTTGGGTTTCGCGCCCTCTTCGCCCAGGCGACGCTTTTTGTCAGCTTCGTATTCCTGGTAGTTACCGTCGAAGAAGGTCACCTTCGAGTCGCCTTCAAACGACAGAATGTGGGTGGCGATCCGATCCAGGAACCAGCGATCGTGGCTGATCACCAACACGCTGCCGGCGAATTCCAGCAAGGCGTCTTCCAGCGCACGCAGGGTTTCCACGTCGATGTCGTTGGACGGCTCGTCCAGCATCAGCACGTTGCCGCCCGCGATCAGCGTCTTGGCCAGGTGCAGACGGCCACGCTCACCACCCGACAGCTTGCCCACGAACTTGCCCTGATCGCCGCCCTTGAAGTTGAAGCGACCCAGATAGGCACGCGCCGGCATCTCGAAGCGACCCACCGTCAGCATGTCGGCACCGTCGGAGATGACGTCGAACACCGTCTTGTCATCTTCCAACGCGTCACGCGTCTGTTCGACGTAGGCGGTCTTCACGGTCGAACCCAGCACGACTTCACCGCTATCGGGTTTTTCCTGACCAGCGATCATGCGGAACAGCGTCGACTTACCGGCACCGTTGGGGCCGATGATGCCAACGATGGCACCCGGCGGAATCTTGAAGCTCAGGTCATCGATCAGCAGACGATCGCCGTAGGCCTTGCTGACATTCTTGAACTCGATCACTTCATTGCCCAGGCGATCGGCCACGGGGATGAAGATTTCCGAGGTTTCGTTGCGGCGCTGATATTCGTGCGAGCTGAGTTCCTCGAAGCGCGCAATACGCGACTTCGACTTGGCCTGACGCGCCTTGGGGTTCTGGCGCACCCACTCCAGTTCCTTCTTGATGGTCTTCTGGCGGGCAGACTCAGACGCCTCTTCCTGCACCAGACGCGCATCCTTCTGTTCCAGCCACGAGCTGTAGTTGCCCTTCCACGGAATACCGTGGCCGCGATCCAGTTCCAGAATCCACTCGGCAGCGTTGTCCAGGAAGTAGCGATCGTGGGTCACGGCCACCACGGTGCCCGGGAACTTCTGCAGGAATTGCTCAAGCCAATCGACGCTTTCCGCATCCAGGTGATTGGTCGGCTCATCGAGCAGCAGCATGTCGGGCTTGGACAGCAGCAGCTGGCACAGCGCCACGCGGCGCTTTTCACCACCGGACAGGTTGCCGATGATGGCGTCCCAGGGCGGCAGGCGCAGCGAGTCGGCCGCGATTTCAAGCTGGTGTTCCACATCATTGCCCGAGCTACCGGCCGCGATGATGGCTTCCAGTTCACCTTGTTCGGTGGCCAGCGCGTCGAAGTCGGCGTCCGGCTCGGCGTACAGCGCATAGACCTCGTCCAGACGCTTCTTGGCGGCGAACACGGCACCCAGACCTTCTTCGACTGCTTCGCGCACGGTATGCGCGGGGTTCAGTTGCGGTTCTTGCGGCAGATAACCGATGTGCAGGTTGGGCATCGGCGTGGCTTCGCCCTCGATGTCCTTGTCCACACCCGCCATGATCTTCAGCAGCGTGGACTTGCCGGAGCCGTTCAGGCCCAGCACGCCGATCTTGGCACCGGGGAAGAATGACAGCGAAATGTCGCGCAGAATCTGCCGCTTCGGCGGAACCGTCTTGCCGACGCGGTGCATGGAGAATACGAATTGGGCCATCTGTTACCTGAAGAATGGGTGGGGATGTAATGCGAGGCTTTGCCGCCAATTCAACGCGCGGGCGGGTCGAAACTGTTTGGGGCAAATGTGCTGATAGGGTCAATCATAGCCAATTGACCGGATGTACAGCCGCTTCCACAGTGCGAGGGGCCGCATTGCAACGCCCGGTTATCATGCATACCCCCGCGCGCAGAGCATGTCCGCCGCGCGGGCGCGCCCCAAGGAAAACACCGTGAAACAGTACCTCGACCTCGTTCAGAACGTTTTTGACAACGGGAGTTGGCAAGACAACCGCACCGGCATTCGAACGCTCAGCCTGCCGGGTGCCATGATGCGTTTTGACCTGCAGCAAGGTTTCCCCGCCGTCACCACCAAAAAGCTGGCCTTCAAATCGGCCGTGGGTGAAATGGTGGGTTTCCTGCGCGCCAGCCGCAGCGCTGCCGAGTTCCGCGCCCTGGGGTGCAAGGTCTGGGACCAGAACGCCAACGAGAACCAGCAATGGCTGGCCAACCCGTACCGCCTGGGTGAAGACGACCTGGGCCCGGTCTACGGCGTGCAATGGCGCAACTGGCCCGCGTACAAGGTCGTGTCGGCGTCTGATCAGGCGCAGATCGACAACGCGCTGGCACACGGATACAGCTTGATCACCGTGTTCGACGAAGGCAAGGGCGAAGGTCAGCAAGCGCTGTTGTACAAGGCGGTGGACCAGCTTCGTCAGTGTCTGGACACCATCATGAAAGACCCCGGCAGCCGCCGCATTCTGTTCCACGGCTGGAACTGGGCGCAGCTGGAAGAAATGGCCTTGCCGCCCTGCCATCTGCTGTATCAGTTCCTGGTGAACAAGGCCAAGGGCGAGATTTCGCTGTGCCTGTATATCCGCAGCAATGACATCGGCTTGGGCACGCCCTTCAATTTGACTGAGGGTGCAGCCCTGCTGCATCTGGTTGGCCGACTGACGGGTTACACGCCACGGTGGTTCACGTATTTCATCGGTGACGTGCACATCTACGAAAACCACGTGGACATGCTGCAGGAACAGTTGAAGCGCGAGCCTTTCGAGGCACCGAAGCTGGTGCTGTCGGACCGCATTCCCGACTTTGCCAAGACTGGCAAGTACGAACCGGAATGGCTGGAAAAAGTGGAGCCCAGCGACTTCACGCTGGAAGGCTATCAACACCATGCGCATCTGACGGCACCGATGGCGGTGTGATCGCTGCGCAGTGCTTGCAATGGTCAGGAACCATTCAAGACCATTACTGCACTGGATGCACGATTTATCTGCATCCAGGCTGGATTGTTCCGCTGCCTGCATGCTGAAAAAATGAATCGCTTCAGGTCGGATCACTTGTCGATCCTACCTTTCAAGGAGCGAACATGGCAGAAGCGATCACCCTCACCAGAACCGGCGACGCCCGTGTGCTTGAACTGGTGCAGGTCAACGAAGTGGCCCCTGGCCCTGGCGAAGTCTGGCTTGAACAGCAGGCAATCGGCGTCAATTATCTCGACGCAACGCAGCGTAGCGGTGCAGTCCCGGTTCCGCTGCCCAACGGGCTAGGCCTGGAAGCAGCCGGACGCGTTGCCGCCATCGGACAGGGCGTGGACAACGTGGCGGTCGGTGACCGTGTGGCCTACGCACTGGGTCCGCTTGGCAGTTATGCCAGCGGTCGCCTGTACCCCGCCGCACGCCTGATCAAGCTGCCAGACGACATCAGCGCCGATGACGCTGCCGCCGTGATCTTCAAAGGCATCACCGCGCAATACTTGATCAAGAGCACTTACCCGGTCGGCCCGGGCACAGCAGTTGTGCTGTACGGCGCTGGCGGTGCGGTGGGTCAGTTGCTGGCATCGTGGGCACGCCATCTGGGCGCAAGCGTCATTGGCGTGGTGTCGAAGCAGGCAAGTGTCGAACGCGCGCTGGCAGCAGGTTGCAGTGCGGCGCTGGTATGGGGCGAATGTGACCTGCCTGCAGAGGTGGCTCGCCTGACAGACGGACGCAAGGCCGACGTGGTCTATGACGGCATCGGGCGCACCACGTTTTCGACCTCACTGGACTGCTTGCGATCGCGCGGCACGATGGTGTCGATGGGGGCGTCGAGCGGTACACCGCTGCCGGTGGAAGTCGGCACACTCAACGCCAAAGGCTCGCTGTTCCTGACTCGCCCTGGCCTTGCCGCGCACGCAACCGACATTGCCGAATACCGCAGCCGGGCGCTCGACGTATTCGATGCGGTCAGCCAAGGCATCATCACGCCCAAGGTGTGGAAAACCTTCGCGCTGGCTGACGCAGCGTCTGCACACGAGGCGCTGGAAAACGGCTCGTCGGCAGGTGCCATCTTGTTGAAACCCTGACGCAAACCTGGTGCTCAGTCCCCGCCTGGTGCAGCCCTGCCCCACGGAATGTTGCTGCGGAATTGCTCACGAATCCAGTCGATGAAAGCGGTGGTACGGGCTGGCGTGAATTGCGCCGAGGGCCGCACCAGATAGATACCGCCGTCAACATCGAAAGCCCAGTCGGGCAACACGCGCACCAATGTGCCAGTGCGCAAGTCGGTGCTCATCAACCACTCGCCTGCCCCCAGAATCCCAACGCCTGCACGCGCCGCTTCCAGCAGCGCCATGTTGTCGTTGGACCGCAGCGACCCGCGAGCGGTGACCGATTCGGTTCGTTCACCATTGGACAGATGCCATTCGGGATACGACGCAAATCCCTGGAACTCCAGGCAGTTGTGCTGGGCCAGGTCGGCAGGCGTGGTGGGCACCCCATATTGTTCAAGGTAGTCGGGCGAGGCACACAGAATGCGCTGGTGATCGCCCAGTTTGCGTGCCACCAGGCGGCTGTCGCGCAGCACGCCGATCCGCACTGCCGCGTCGTAGCCCTCGGCCACCAGGTCGATGTAGCGTTCGCTGTAATTCACCTCGACCTGCAATGCGGGATAACGCTTCATGAACGTGGGCAACAGCGGTGCCAGCCACTGCCGGCCCATCGCCGTGGGAAACGCAATGCGCAGCTTGCCGCGCAGCTCGGCTGCGCCTTGGGAGGCCTCTTGCTCGGCATCCAGAATCAGGGTGCCTGCGGCCCGCAATTTGTCGGCAAGCCGGCTGCCCGTCTCGGTGAGTCGCACGCGGCGCGTCGTGCGTTCGATCAGGCGCACGCCCAGGCGCTGCTCCAACGCCGCAATGCGTTTGGAGACGATGCTGGCGTGACGCTCCAGCGCACGTCCTGCGGCAACAAAAGAACCTTCGCGCGCCACCGCCAGCAAAGCGGCAAGCTCGTCGATGCGGGCGTTATCGAGTTCGATCATGGTGGGGTTGGCGACGGGTCAGATGGCTGGCCCGAAGCCCTTGGCTGAGGCGCGTGTTGGTATCGCCCTAGCTTACATGGCTGCGATGACATGGCGGCAATGACATAGCCCTAAACACATCGTCATCGCCCAGGCCCGCCAAGCGTCATGGGGCAACTTGCCTGACGGACCTGTTCACCCACACGATCACCGCTATATCGCGCATTGCTGCGCGTCGCAGCTTGGCGCGCCGGTCCGATGCGCTGTATCCACTACAACAGCATCGGAAGACAGCGCAGTCGCCCTACCCTGCTCGGCCACCAGTGTGCCGATCAAGGCACCCAACGGCAGGTCGTCGATCAAACCGAAGTGATTCAGTCTGACCACACCTTGCCGGTCGATCACCACCAGACTGGGCGTGCCGCGCAGAGCATAGGTCTGCATGGTGCTGGGCACCGGGCCGTCCGCCAAAGGCCGGTCAACGCCCACCGGGAAGGCAATGCGATATTCATGCAGAA contains these protein-coding regions:
- a CDS encoding PP2C family protein-serine/threonine phosphatase; this translates as MSTMRLDLRSLWLQCTGIVFAILAAAVIANGVLTTRTATPLVTAELNQTALTIGNAVGRPLELALSYGIPVDQLVGVDPWLADIVDANPIVSSLALYNAAGQRVSGVGPVIDVSADPTKLPAGARLIPLRTRDGQVVASLLVVCEAIQDLSGAWLASAAVAIALAMAAALLTLRSVRRRLLEPMRDYERAATELRNGGLPWLSIPLVRDPATALLATLAERVLRVRMRTEAVIQKIAEVRAAHFDPAVLQGLDELASGLTVRLGASEGASAAERAAARTRLAHRVIVVAVLAIGLVAAAMSLDQHLQRQSANQQLAAGGARTLEVAWQSVLEREHTRIGEVLNDVTIDPSVRAALALGNADDLRAALTPLATINEVQLTVFENDGDLLATSARQEDVSLDAATRSPLAGSNRMAGVWQNAARNYQVGVVQRLSSAVGDVLLVASRPLSVSLGHLSERLGVRATAVDLRGQPLADTGPESQALASEWRLNGRKSQRVETPAGVIASQPFHGPGGHDLGTLVTRLPLPLGTELAQAGIGVLLLAAAAVMALLALGYINRLFDPLLGAIARLERLARGHQATVEPEQKRESAEVDSLNQSARRLGEKIDALETLKRSRERQGRRQARFIRHQMMQLAERLDEDARKAILDDLERIEHAGQPAPENTESDDPLLERLVDEFGVLALGFQNLVGRVGEQYQELDRLVAELREALRAKTQFIALQQELEIARNMQLSILPRKFDAHPGLAIHATMIPAKEVGGDFYDFFALDAHRVALVMADVSGKGVPAAFFMAVSRTLLRAIAQFSDSPGPCMVRLNDLLAADNEEMMFVTLFYAILDTRDGSLVYANAGHNPPYVLRANGQVETVPRTNGMALAVMDGIEYAENRLTLARGDGLFMFTDGVTEACDPALQLFGEDRLVDGLTKMQAMPVRAIPAEVVAMIKRFEAGSAQADDITCLMVRYGVDE
- a CDS encoding formyltransferase family protein, with amino-acid sequence MKVLLCTKRDLVGNMMLNQLLPILAPVHQVDVLLANRVRPETDSVAELGWMKAFEQDLPNRLLFPLLDASPQADATQLSFRGLSARYSVPIQEHGHIASADLTRAVQEAAPDLIVSFQFGFIFKPEALDVPRLGALNLHSGALPERAGVNPTFWCMKDGDTHAACSLHWIDRGIDTGPIVTVRRMELDYNKSFFMNWLANYANGAEMIAETVMALGDGQKLPAIPQDKANTRYVPKPTSADFEAFRASGRRLIDSTDYLDLLGRYLPS
- the ettA gene encoding energy-dependent translational throttle protein EttA translates to MAQFVFSMHRVGKTVPPKRQILRDISLSFFPGAKIGVLGLNGSGKSTLLKIMAGVDKDIEGEATPMPNLHIGYLPQEPQLNPAHTVREAVEEGLGAVFAAKKRLDEVYALYAEPDADFDALATEQGELEAIIAAGSSGNDVEHQLEIAADSLRLPPWDAIIGNLSGGEKRRVALCQLLLSKPDMLLLDEPTNHLDAESVDWLEQFLQKFPGTVVAVTHDRYFLDNAAEWILELDRGHGIPWKGNYSSWLEQKDARLVQEEASESARQKTIKKELEWVRQNPKARQAKSKSRIARFEELSSHEYQRRNETSEIFIPVADRLGNEVIEFKNVSKAYGDRLLIDDLSFKIPPGAIVGIIGPNGAGKSTLFRMIAGQEKPDSGEVVLGSTVKTAYVEQTRDALEDDKTVFDVISDGADMLTVGRFEMPARAYLGRFNFKGGDQGKFVGKLSGGERGRLHLAKTLIAGGNVLMLDEPSNDIDVETLRALEDALLEFAGSVLVISHDRWFLDRIATHILSFEGDSKVTFFDGNYQEYEADKKRRLGEEGAKPKRLRYKPLK
- a CDS encoding thymidylate synthase, which translates into the protein MKQYLDLVQNVFDNGSWQDNRTGIRTLSLPGAMMRFDLQQGFPAVTTKKLAFKSAVGEMVGFLRASRSAAEFRALGCKVWDQNANENQQWLANPYRLGEDDLGPVYGVQWRNWPAYKVVSASDQAQIDNALAHGYSLITVFDEGKGEGQQALLYKAVDQLRQCLDTIMKDPGSRRILFHGWNWAQLEEMALPPCHLLYQFLVNKAKGEISLCLYIRSNDIGLGTPFNLTEGAALLHLVGRLTGYTPRWFTYFIGDVHIYENHVDMLQEQLKREPFEAPKLVLSDRIPDFAKTGKYEPEWLEKVEPSDFTLEGYQHHAHLTAPMAV
- a CDS encoding quinone oxidoreductase family protein encodes the protein MAEAITLTRTGDARVLELVQVNEVAPGPGEVWLEQQAIGVNYLDATQRSGAVPVPLPNGLGLEAAGRVAAIGQGVDNVAVGDRVAYALGPLGSYASGRLYPAARLIKLPDDISADDAAAVIFKGITAQYLIKSTYPVGPGTAVVLYGAGGAVGQLLASWARHLGASVIGVVSKQASVERALAAGCSAALVWGECDLPAEVARLTDGRKADVVYDGIGRTTFSTSLDCLRSRGTMVSMGASSGTPLPVEVGTLNAKGSLFLTRPGLAAHATDIAEYRSRALDVFDAVSQGIITPKVWKTFALADAASAHEALENGSSAGAILLKP
- a CDS encoding LysR family transcriptional regulator, coding for MIELDNARIDELAALLAVAREGSFVAAGRALERHASIVSKRIAALEQRLGVRLIERTTRRVRLTETGSRLADKLRAAGTLILDAEQEASQGAAELRGKLRIAFPTAMGRQWLAPLLPTFMKRYPALQVEVNYSERYIDLVAEGYDAAVRIGVLRDSRLVARKLGDHQRILCASPDYLEQYGVPTTPADLAQHNCLEFQGFASYPEWHLSNGERTESVTARGSLRSNDNMALLEAARAGVGILGAGEWLMSTDLRTGTLVRVLPDWAFDVDGGIYLVRPSAQFTPARTTAFIDWIREQFRSNIPWGRAAPGGD
- a CDS encoding redoxin domain-containing protein gives rise to the protein MSFPRSDSPAVSTLAPELDVLQWFNTDTAPTLASLRGRVVVLHAFQMLCPGCVSHGLPQAMKIHHAFSRQDVQVLGLHTVFEHHAAMAPHALQAFLHEYRIAFPVGVDRPLADGPVPSTMQTYALRGTPSLVVIDRQGVVRLNHFGLIDDLPLGALIGTLVAEQGRATALSSDAVVVDTAHRTGAPSCDAQQCAI